The Psychroflexus sp. ALD_RP9 region GGCAGCATCTTTGAAAATATTGCTTATGGGAAACCAAATGCAAGCAAAAATGAAGTAATTGACGCTGCTAAAAGTGCCAACGCACATGAATTTATTATGGGTTTTCCTGACCAATACAACACTTTAGTTGGTGAACGCGGCGTACAATTATCTGGTGGCCAACGACAACGCGTAGCAATTGCTAGGGCTGTACTTAAAAACCCTAAACTTTTAATTTTAGATGAAGCCACAAGCTCTCTCGATTCTGAATCTGAAAAATTGGTTCAAGAAGCCTTAGACCAATTAATGAAAAACCGAACCTCGATTGTTATTGCGCATCGCCTTTCAACCATAAAAAATGCTGATCAAATTTTGGTCCTCGAAAATGGGCAAATTATAGAAAAAGGTACACATGAAGATTTGCTTCAACAAGAAAATGGGTTGTATAAAAAATTAAGCTCAATTCAATTTGATGCTTAACGTGTTTTTAGCCAACCTGTAATACTAAGTCGCTTTCCGCTATTAACTGTTTTAACTTCATGTTCGAGCAACTGGCTTTCAAAAACGACTAGTCTTCCTGGTTTTGGAATAATTGTTTCAGTAGTGTTTTGGTGGGTATAAATAACTAATTCACCGCCATTTTTAATGCTCCAGTGATGATCATTTAAATACAAAACCATCGATAATTTTCGGCGTTGATCACTTTGAAAGCTGTCTAAATGCCGTTTATAAAATGTGCCTTCAGGATATACGGCATAGTGAAATTCACGATGTAATATCCCCATAAAACAAGTACGGTTGAGGTATTCTATAAAGTGATTAATTTTATTAAAAAAAGCCGCTTCAATGGTGTTTTTAGATTGGTGATTAATCCATTGAATATAATCGCCACGTATAGAGTTAATAATCGTTTCGTTTGTGCGATTACCAATTGCTGCTTTTTTTAAATCGTCTTGTTGATATTTGTCAAGTAATTGTTGCCGAAGTTGATATATCAACTCTGGTTTAAAAAAATGGTCTACACAACTGAAGTGCTTCAATTGTAAATCATTAATAATGGCTTCGTAAGTTGAATTGGTTTCAGCTGAAACTAACTCAGAAAGTAAAGGCTTTGTCATTTATATTACACCATCAATTAAAAAGATGGCGCGCAAAATTACGCTAGAAATGATATATCAAACAATACTTTTAATAAGTTTTCGTGACATCTTCATCTACACAAATAATAAAATTAGCCAGTTGTTTGTTTTCAGCATCAAGCTGGTTAATATTAGCTTGCTCAACAGTTGTAATAGTAAGAATGTTCATTTCAGGTTGATGTTGTTTGAGGTACCAATAAATTCCATCAAAATTATTAGAATGATAACTTCCATTAAAATGTAGGAAAATTTGATTGATTTGTGTGTTTTCTAAAATAAAATGCGCCATCGTAGCGTCTTTAATCGCTTGGGCTTTTACCATATCTATACTTGCATGATCACCCATCATTTCAAGCATAGCTTTATAGCCAGGTAATTCTGGATCAAATTTAATTGGACGTGGCGCAACCCATTTTAGCTGCTTTGGGGTTAAACGATCAAGACTTGAAAAGCCTCCTTTTTTATAAACATCGTTGGCAAATCTTCGCGGAATATTAGTCGCAATAAAGTCAAGTTTATTTTGCTGAGCAAAATCTAATAAGGGTTTGTAATCAGTTTTAAAATTTGGCCATAATTTAATGCTATCTCTAAGTTGTTTCTCATTTAGTTCCTTGCTTAAATAAGCATTAACGGCAGGTTGTTGGTCGGCTTCAAACATTTCTGCACCTAACACCATATTTAAGTTATTTTGGTGTAAATCTTTAGTTACTTCAATTTGTAGCCAATGCGCTACAGCACTATTATGAAACTCTCCGAAGAGGACAACATCAGCAGCAGCTAAACTATCAATCATTTTTTTGTAGTCAAATTTTTCGCCATTTGAATTATAGAGCTGATAAGCTTGTTTATGCTGACTAAAACTTAACTGATTGGCACAAAACACAATCATTATAATTAAACGAAAAGCTGTTTT contains the following coding sequences:
- a CDS encoding ChaN family lipoprotein; translation: MTSKTAFRLIIMIVFCANQLSFSQHKQAYQLYNSNGEKFDYKKMIDSLAAADVVLFGEFHNSAVAHWLQIEVTKDLHQNNLNMVLGAEMFEADQQPAVNAYLSKELNEKQLRDSIKLWPNFKTDYKPLLDFAQQNKLDFIATNIPRRFANDVYKKGGFSSLDRLTPKQLKWVAPRPIKFDPELPGYKAMLEMMGDHASIDMVKAQAIKDATMAHFILENTQINQIFLHFNGSYHSNNFDGIYWYLKQHQPEMNILTITTVEQANINQLDAENKQLANFIICVDEDVTKTY
- a CDS encoding 2OG-Fe(II) oxygenase, which encodes MTKPLLSELVSAETNSTYEAIINDLQLKHFSCVDHFFKPELIYQLRQQLLDKYQQDDLKKAAIGNRTNETIINSIRGDYIQWINHQSKNTIEAAFFNKINHFIEYLNRTCFMGILHREFHYAVYPEGTFYKRHLDSFQSDQRRKLSMVLYLNDHHWSIKNGGELVIYTHQNTTETIIPKPGRLVVFESQLLEHEVKTVNSGKRLSITGWLKTR